One window from the genome of Nocardioides panaciterrulae encodes:
- a CDS encoding sugar phosphate nucleotidyltransferase — MKVVLFCGGLGMRMRTDNQSLPKPMMPIGSRPVLWHIMRYFAHFGHNEFILCLGHGANAVKDYFLDYRETASNDFVLTKGGQHVDMLGTDISDWTITFIDTGMDTPIGERLRRVRPYLEGDEYFLANYGDVLTDAPMNELIDQFCETDAVAQFLTVKPGDSFHVVQSDDDGRVTELVPASALPFRINGGYFVLRQGIFDFLEEGDDLVMNGCVKAARVGRTRAVPYDGFWAPMDTLKERTHLEDLYRRGCSPWALWRGGSTAGIASSPPLEVPLLFTP; from the coding sequence ATGAAGGTCGTTCTCTTCTGTGGCGGCCTCGGCATGCGGATGCGGACCGACAACCAGTCCCTGCCCAAGCCGATGATGCCGATCGGCAGCCGGCCGGTGCTGTGGCACATCATGCGGTACTTCGCGCACTTCGGTCACAACGAGTTCATCCTCTGCCTCGGGCACGGCGCCAACGCGGTCAAGGACTACTTCCTCGACTACCGCGAGACGGCGTCGAACGACTTCGTCCTCACCAAGGGCGGTCAGCACGTCGACATGCTCGGCACCGACATCAGCGACTGGACGATCACGTTCATCGACACCGGCATGGACACGCCCATCGGCGAGCGGCTGCGCCGCGTGCGTCCCTACCTCGAGGGCGACGAGTACTTCCTCGCCAACTACGGCGATGTCCTGACCGACGCCCCGATGAACGAGCTCATCGACCAGTTCTGCGAGACGGATGCGGTCGCTCAGTTCCTCACCGTCAAGCCCGGGGACTCCTTCCACGTCGTCCAGAGCGACGACGACGGCAGGGTGACGGAGCTGGTGCCCGCCAGCGCACTGCCGTTCCGCATCAACGGTGGCTACTTCGTGCTGCGACAGGGGATCTTCGACTTCCTCGAGGAGGGCGACGACCTCGTCATGAACGGCTGCGTCAAGGCGGCCAGGGTCGGTCGGACACGCGCCGTCCCGTACGACGGCTTCTGGGCACCCATGGACACGCTCAAGGAGCGGACCCACCTGGAGGACCTGTACCGCCGCGGCTGCAGCCCGTGGGCACTGTGGCGGGGCGGGAGCACCGCCGGCATCGCGAGCAGCCCTCCCCTGGAGGTGCCCCTTCTGTTCACGCCGTGA
- a CDS encoding glycosyltransferase family 4 protein: MTASPRVLIIVQNLPVPFDRRVWLECQTLRDAGYDVTVVCPRGKNTGAYQVVDGVTIHGYRPYAPGGSALGYVLEYAYSFLATARLALKARRRGRFDVVQACNPPDIFWPLARWLRMRDGSRFVFDHHDLCPELFESRFPGGSRLALKGLELLERATFRTADRVTSTNESYRRIAIERGAKTPEDVSVVRTGPDPQVMKPVAPVPSERRGRDHLVAYLGVMGPQDGVDVALAAVDHIVHGLGRTDISFTLMGGGDCHAELVAERDRLGLRDYVDLPGRVPDAYVAEVLSTADVGLSPDPRNPLNDVSTMNKTMEYMSFGLPVVAFDLKETRVSAGEAAVYADPASGPQGYAEALVDLIDDPEARGLMGKHGRERIEAQLAWEHQAPSYLAVFDELTGGSGSSDLRRKDAR; encoded by the coding sequence GTGACAGCCTCCCCGCGAGTCCTGATCATCGTCCAGAACCTGCCCGTCCCCTTCGACCGGCGAGTCTGGCTCGAGTGCCAGACCCTGCGCGACGCCGGCTACGACGTCACCGTGGTCTGCCCGCGGGGCAAGAACACCGGCGCCTACCAGGTGGTCGACGGGGTGACCATCCACGGCTACCGCCCCTACGCGCCCGGCGGCAGCGCGCTGGGCTACGTGCTGGAGTACGCGTACTCCTTCCTCGCGACCGCGCGACTGGCGTTGAAGGCACGCCGTCGCGGCCGGTTCGACGTCGTCCAGGCCTGCAACCCGCCCGACATCTTCTGGCCGCTGGCGCGCTGGCTGCGGATGCGGGACGGGTCGCGCTTCGTGTTCGACCACCACGACCTGTGCCCCGAGCTGTTCGAGTCGCGGTTCCCCGGCGGCTCGAGGCTCGCGCTGAAGGGGCTGGAACTGCTGGAGCGCGCGACCTTCCGCACCGCGGACCGGGTCACCTCGACCAACGAGTCCTACCGGCGGATCGCGATCGAGCGTGGCGCCAAGACGCCGGAGGACGTCTCCGTGGTCCGGACAGGTCCGGACCCCCAGGTCATGAAGCCCGTCGCACCGGTGCCGTCGGAACGGCGCGGACGCGACCATCTCGTCGCCTACCTGGGCGTGATGGGTCCGCAGGACGGCGTCGACGTCGCCCTCGCGGCGGTCGACCACATCGTGCACGGTCTCGGACGCACCGACATCTCCTTCACGCTGATGGGCGGCGGCGACTGCCACGCCGAGCTGGTCGCCGAGCGGGACCGGCTCGGCCTTCGCGACTACGTCGATCTCCCGGGGAGGGTTCCCGACGCGTACGTCGCCGAGGTGCTGTCGACAGCTGACGTCGGTCTCTCCCCCGATCCGCGAAACCCGCTCAACGACGTGTCCACGATGAACAAGACGATGGAGTACATGTCCTTCGGGCTGCCGGTCGTCGCCTTCGACCTGAAGGAGACCCGAGTCTCGGCCGGCGAGGCGGCGGTCTATGCCGACCCGGCGTCCGGCCCGCAGGGGTACGCCGAGGCGCTCGTGGACCTGATCGACGACCCGGAGGCACGCGGTCTCATGGGCAAGCACGGCCGTGAGCGGATCGAGGCGCAGCTCGCCTGGGAGCACCAGGCGCCGTCGTACCTCGCAGTCTTCGACGAGCTGACAGGCGGCTCGGGATCCTCGGACCTTCGACGAAAGGACGCACGATGA
- a CDS encoding class I SAM-dependent methyltransferase — protein MTTIRSRLATSPVARAAALPLRTGMIARHDARVVGRSVDWLVRGRETTNLTYDLDPLNREQLCWFVSAVSGAEVGQAREWVTELEDDQELFDHVVASLSTHPRRGIGAREPHWARRLGWYALVRALEPEHVVETGTHFGLGSCAIAAALLRNGHGRLTTIDIDPQAGYVIGGPWADVIDQRTGSSVELLAGLDDVDIFLHDSLHTYDYETAELGAVEPRLSPGAVVLSDNAHDSAALSHWAERTGRQYLFFKEQPARHWWPGDGLGVAWNGKEPA, from the coding sequence ATGACGACGATTCGGAGCCGGCTGGCCACCTCGCCGGTCGCGCGGGCGGCCGCACTTCCGCTGCGGACAGGCATGATCGCGCGGCATGATGCCCGTGTCGTCGGGCGGTCTGTCGACTGGCTGGTGCGCGGTCGCGAGACCACCAACCTCACCTATGACCTGGACCCGCTCAACCGGGAGCAGCTCTGCTGGTTCGTCTCCGCCGTGTCCGGCGCGGAGGTCGGACAGGCGCGGGAGTGGGTCACCGAGCTCGAGGACGACCAGGAGCTCTTCGATCATGTCGTGGCGAGTCTGTCGACCCACCCACGCCGGGGGATCGGTGCACGAGAGCCACACTGGGCGCGGCGGCTGGGGTGGTACGCCCTGGTCCGCGCGCTCGAGCCCGAGCACGTCGTGGAGACCGGGACCCACTTCGGTCTCGGCTCCTGTGCGATCGCGGCCGCACTGCTCCGCAACGGGCACGGGCGGCTGACGACGATCGACATCGACCCGCAGGCCGGCTACGTCATCGGGGGTCCATGGGCTGATGTCATCGACCAGCGGACGGGGAGCTCCGTCGAGCTGCTCGCAGGGCTGGACGACGTCGACATCTTCCTCCATGACAGCCTGCACACCTACGACTACGAGACCGCGGAGCTCGGTGCCGTCGAGCCGCGGCTGAGTCCGGGCGCAGTGGTGCTGTCCGACAACGCCCATGACTCGGCGGCCCTGTCGCACTGGGCGGAACGAACCGGCCGCCAGTACCTGTTCTTCAAGGAGCAGCCCGCGCGGCACTGGTGGCCCGGGGACGGTCTCGGCGTGGCCTGGAACGGCAAGGAGCCTGCCTGA
- a CDS encoding GHMP kinase codes for MIITQTPLRIGLVGGGTDLPHYYREHGGRVLNAAIDKYVYVVVKQRFDDDIYVNYSSKEIVGRVEDLQHDLVREAMHMTGVRRGVEITTLADIPSTGSGLGSSSSVTVGLLHALFTYQGRQVSAEELAERACTIEIERCGKPIGKQDQYAAAYGGICDIRFGPGDRVAVDKIGLDPLAHRELQSQLLLFYTGITRSADTILTEQRDNIVDRLHQLHLLRDLAAEAADGLRAGDTGCVGVALGKSWRAKRELATGVSNAALDESVEAALLAGATGAKIAGAGGGGFVLVSCPLEHQGAVRAALGDLKELPIRIDPQGSRVVLNAHRDIWG; via the coding sequence ATGATCATCACCCAGACGCCACTGCGGATCGGGCTGGTCGGTGGCGGCACCGACCTGCCGCACTACTACCGGGAGCACGGTGGCCGGGTGCTCAACGCGGCGATCGACAAGTATGTCTACGTCGTGGTCAAGCAGCGGTTCGACGACGACATCTACGTGAACTACTCGAGCAAGGAGATCGTCGGCCGCGTCGAGGACCTCCAGCACGACCTGGTGCGCGAGGCCATGCACATGACCGGCGTGCGCCGCGGCGTGGAGATCACCACGCTGGCTGACATCCCGTCCACGGGCTCGGGACTGGGATCTTCGTCGTCCGTCACCGTCGGCCTGCTGCACGCGCTCTTCACCTACCAGGGGCGGCAGGTGTCGGCCGAGGAGCTCGCGGAGCGGGCCTGCACCATCGAGATCGAGCGGTGCGGCAAGCCGATCGGCAAGCAGGACCAGTACGCCGCGGCGTACGGCGGGATCTGCGACATCCGGTTCGGACCGGGCGACCGGGTGGCGGTCGACAAGATCGGGCTCGACCCGCTCGCCCACCGGGAGCTCCAGTCCCAGCTGCTGCTGTTCTACACCGGCATCACCCGCAGCGCCGACACGATCCTCACGGAGCAGCGCGACAACATCGTCGACCGGCTCCACCAGCTGCACCTGCTGCGCGACCTCGCCGCCGAGGCGGCTGACGGACTGCGGGCCGGCGACACCGGCTGCGTAGGTGTCGCGCTCGGGAAGAGCTGGCGGGCGAAGCGGGAGCTTGCCACCGGGGTCTCCAACGCCGCCCTGGACGAGTCCGTGGAGGCCGCCCTCCTGGCCGGCGCGACGGGCGCGAAGATCGCCGGCGCCGGTGGTGGCGGGTTCGTCCTGGTCAGCTGTCCCCTCGAGCACCAGGGCGCCGTCCGGGCCGCGCTCGGCGACCTCAAGGAGCTGCCCATCCGGATCGACCCGCAGGGCTCCCGGGTCGTTCTCAACGCACACCGGGACATCTGGGGCTGA
- a CDS encoding glycosyltransferase — MNALPRLTVGLPVYNGENFVVEALDSLLGQTFTDFELVISDNHSTDRTEEICREYAARDQRIRYLRQPRNIGCNPNHNFLLGEARTPYFKWAAHDDLYGPELLALCVAVLDEQPDVVLSHVDKAIIDEEGKVVHKFDYLLDTGSPDPVARFRSLLIADGPDDEYGVMRTQVLRSIRPKGSYHHAARPFMSEIAFRGRFHQVRELLYFRRDHAGRGDRRATIPALSTNLDPNRAGQGTPRLVAEYVYRYFEAVARAPISRSQKLACYRLLVGRLSGSGFHRARSRNSDPNWSAGQLATTDLPVSAGTTRGDTTS; from the coding sequence GTGAATGCTCTGCCACGGCTCACTGTCGGTCTTCCCGTCTACAACGGGGAGAACTTCGTAGTGGAAGCGCTGGACTCCTTGCTGGGCCAGACCTTCACCGACTTCGAGCTGGTCATCTCTGACAACCACTCCACCGACCGCACCGAGGAGATCTGCCGCGAGTACGCCGCTCGGGACCAGCGGATCCGCTACCTGCGGCAGCCACGCAACATCGGGTGCAACCCGAACCACAACTTCCTGCTCGGTGAGGCGAGGACGCCGTACTTCAAGTGGGCCGCGCACGACGACCTCTACGGCCCCGAGCTGCTGGCCCTGTGCGTGGCGGTGCTCGACGAGCAACCGGATGTCGTGCTGAGCCACGTCGACAAGGCGATCATCGACGAGGAGGGGAAGGTGGTCCACAAGTTCGACTATCTCCTCGACACGGGCTCGCCCGACCCCGTCGCACGCTTCCGCAGCCTGCTGATCGCCGACGGTCCCGACGACGAGTATGGCGTGATGCGAACCCAGGTGCTGCGCAGCATCCGGCCCAAGGGCAGCTACCACCACGCCGCCCGGCCGTTCATGTCCGAGATCGCGTTCCGTGGACGGTTCCACCAGGTGCGCGAGCTGCTGTACTTCCGACGCGACCACGCCGGCCGAGGCGACCGGAGGGCGACCATCCCTGCGCTCAGCACGAACCTCGACCCGAACCGGGCGGGTCAAGGCACCCCCCGGTTGGTGGCCGAGTACGTCTACCGCTACTTCGAGGCCGTGGCCCGGGCGCCGATCTCCCGGTCCCAGAAGCTCGCCTGCTACCGCCTCCTCGTGGGCCGGCTGTCCGGAAGCGGGTTCCACCGGGCGAGGAGCCGCAACAGCGATCCGAACTGGTCGGCGGGCCAGCTCGCGACGACCGACTTGCCGGTGTCCGCCGGCACGACCAGGGGAGACACGACCTCATGA
- a CDS encoding UDP-glucose dehydrogenase family protein, with product MKVTVFGLGYVGTVTAAGLADSGHTVVGVDVDTAKVAAINAGESPVVEPGIVELIASGARSGRLRATTSVPDAIKHSDLSLVCVGTPSGNLGSTDLSYVEKVAAEIRNAMTLVEPPVSGFHAVVVRSTVPPGTVDRLVAPVFAEPVPGWEVATAMCPEFLREGVSVKDFFAPPFVVVGTADEKAAATVAKLFSFLDLETRHVATTTAESLKYACNAFHATKVSFANELARVFRGFGVDSREVMEIFCEDTKLNIASTYLRPGFAYGGSCLPKDLRALLHMARMNGVDAPLLSGTTLTNELVVRDIVERVVATGRRRVALLGLSFKANTDDLRESPNVELAERLLGKGFDVRIYDPIINPDRLVGANRRHVEERLPHLSRLLAGSPEAALSGAEVALVSATGPVVTAALREATTPHIFDLSGRLGRSVEELPGYSGVGW from the coding sequence ATGAAGGTCACTGTCTTCGGCCTCGGTTACGTCGGCACGGTCACCGCGGCGGGCCTTGCCGACAGCGGGCACACCGTGGTCGGCGTCGATGTCGACACCGCCAAGGTCGCGGCCATCAACGCCGGCGAGAGTCCCGTCGTCGAGCCCGGCATCGTCGAGCTCATCGCCTCCGGGGCACGCAGCGGACGACTCCGCGCAACCACCTCGGTCCCGGACGCGATCAAGCACTCCGACCTCTCGCTGGTCTGCGTCGGCACTCCGTCCGGCAACCTGGGCAGCACCGACCTGTCCTACGTCGAGAAGGTGGCCGCGGAGATCCGGAACGCGATGACTCTCGTCGAACCGCCGGTCAGCGGATTCCACGCCGTCGTCGTCCGGAGCACGGTCCCCCCGGGCACGGTCGACCGCCTGGTCGCCCCAGTGTTCGCCGAACCGGTGCCGGGCTGGGAGGTCGCCACGGCGATGTGCCCGGAGTTCCTGCGCGAGGGCGTCAGTGTGAAGGACTTCTTCGCGCCCCCCTTCGTCGTGGTGGGGACGGCGGATGAGAAGGCCGCGGCCACCGTGGCGAAGCTGTTCTCGTTCCTGGACCTCGAGACCCGACACGTCGCGACCACGACCGCCGAGTCGTTGAAGTACGCCTGCAACGCCTTCCATGCGACAAAGGTCTCGTTCGCCAACGAGCTCGCTCGAGTGTTCCGCGGGTTCGGTGTCGACTCGCGGGAGGTGATGGAGATCTTCTGCGAGGACACCAAGCTGAACATCGCCTCGACGTACCTGCGGCCCGGTTTCGCCTACGGGGGAAGCTGCCTGCCGAAGGATCTACGAGCCCTGCTGCACATGGCCCGCATGAACGGTGTCGATGCGCCTCTGCTCTCCGGCACCACCTTGACGAACGAGCTGGTGGTGCGCGACATCGTGGAGCGCGTGGTTGCCACGGGGAGGCGACGGGTTGCGCTCCTCGGACTCAGCTTCAAGGCAAACACCGACGACCTGCGGGAGAGTCCGAACGTCGAGCTCGCCGAACGACTCCTCGGGAAGGGCTTCGACGTCCGCATCTACGACCCGATCATCAATCCGGACAGGCTCGTCGGCGCGAACCGGCGCCACGTCGAGGAGCGGCTGCCCCACCTCAGCCGGCTGCTGGCCGGCAGCCCCGAGGCGGCGCTCTCCGGTGCTGAGGTCGCCCTCGTCTCCGCCACCGGCCCGGTGGTGACCGCCGCACTGCGGGAGGCGACTACGCCCCACATCTTCGACCTCTCCGGCCGCCTGGGGCGCAGCGTGGAGGAGCTGCCCGGCTACAGCGGGGTGGGCTGGTGA
- a CDS encoding right-handed parallel beta-helix repeat-containing protein, with the protein MTQPGLTPPSRRLRPVVVIVLLAALVGAVPTVPAPSKRVATEAATATGAERSSAQRSAGAGDPNKVCGTRQLDGPASPPPGAKAVRTSQDLPSLVDRSAPGTTFWLEPGVHTFGDYLYDQVGPKDGDTFIGAPGAVIEGREVNRYAFGGYAEHVTISYLTIQDFGQGIDDNPGEGVVNQASGDNWYVHHNTIQRNAGAGVFLGNESRVVKNCLRENGEYGFDSFEFDGVHDIVLRGNEIVRNNTADWESIQPGCGCSGGGKFWETRNARVVGNYVHHNYGPGLWADTDDVGFLFRHNYISDNDGEGLFYEISYNALIRDNTFARNGWTIGREEGSDFPTGAIYLSEAGSDVRAGNLYNRHFRISGNLFVNNWSGIMAWENPARFAGSPYNPSTDFTTLVNPGVATVASCRNPHLLSRPPYIDDCRWKTQHLRVEHNTFMFDPAQIPGGCTAARGCGFMGLVGNVGTVPGWSPFVGRGVAKAVSLHQDNIWRNNVYEGPWRFMIEILGSGRVSWSTWRSARWHQDAGSVRK; encoded by the coding sequence ATGACCCAGCCCGGCCTCACCCCACCCTCGCGGCGCCTGCGACCGGTGGTGGTGATCGTTCTCCTGGCAGCCCTGGTCGGTGCGGTACCGACGGTCCCCGCCCCTTCGAAGCGGGTCGCGACTGAGGCCGCGACAGCGACGGGTGCGGAACGGTCCTCCGCCCAGCGTTCCGCCGGTGCGGGCGACCCGAACAAGGTCTGCGGCACTCGGCAGCTCGACGGACCGGCCAGCCCACCGCCCGGCGCCAAGGCGGTACGCACGTCACAGGACCTGCCAAGCCTCGTCGACCGATCAGCGCCAGGGACCACCTTCTGGCTGGAACCCGGCGTCCACACCTTCGGGGACTACCTCTACGACCAGGTCGGGCCGAAGGACGGCGACACCTTCATCGGGGCGCCCGGCGCCGTGATCGAAGGACGAGAGGTGAACAGGTACGCGTTCGGCGGTTACGCCGAGCACGTGACGATCTCCTACCTGACGATCCAGGACTTCGGCCAGGGCATCGACGACAACCCCGGTGAGGGCGTGGTCAACCAGGCGTCGGGAGACAACTGGTACGTCCATCACAACACCATCCAGCGCAACGCCGGGGCCGGCGTCTTCCTCGGAAACGAATCCCGGGTGGTCAAGAACTGCCTTCGCGAGAACGGCGAGTACGGCTTCGACTCCTTCGAGTTCGACGGCGTCCACGACATCGTGCTCCGCGGCAACGAGATCGTGCGCAACAACACGGCCGACTGGGAGTCGATCCAGCCGGGTTGCGGATGCTCGGGCGGTGGCAAGTTCTGGGAGACCCGCAACGCTCGTGTCGTGGGCAACTACGTCCACCACAACTACGGACCGGGCCTGTGGGCCGACACCGACGACGTGGGCTTCCTGTTCAGGCACAACTACATCAGCGACAACGACGGCGAAGGCCTGTTCTACGAGATCAGCTACAACGCGCTGATCCGCGACAACACCTTCGCGCGCAACGGCTGGACGATCGGGCGCGAAGAGGGCAGCGACTTCCCCACCGGCGCCATCTACCTCTCCGAGGCCGGCAGCGACGTGCGCGCGGGCAACCTCTACAACCGCCACTTCAGGATCTCGGGCAATCTCTTCGTGAACAACTGGTCGGGCATCATGGCCTGGGAGAACCCTGCGCGGTTCGCGGGATCGCCCTACAACCCGAGCACGGACTTCACCACGCTCGTCAACCCCGGGGTCGCCACCGTCGCCAGCTGCCGCAATCCCCACCTCCTCTCCCGACCCCCCTACATCGACGACTGTCGCTGGAAGACCCAGCACCTCCGGGTGGAGCACAACACGTTCATGTTCGACCCCGCACAGATCCCCGGAGGGTGCACGGCCGCCCGAGGCTGCGGGTTCATGGGACTGGTGGGCAACGTCGGCACGGTCCCTGGCTGGTCACCATTCGTGGGCCGAGGGGTCGCCAAGGCCGTCTCCCTGCACCAGGACAACATCTGGCGCAACAACGTCTACGAGGGGCCGTGGCGCTTCATGATCGAGATCCTGGGCTCGGGGCGGGTGTCCTGGTCCACGTGGCGGTCGGCGCGGTGGCACCAGGACGCCGGCAGCGTCCGCAAGTGA